From Streptomyces sp. NBC_00775, one genomic window encodes:
- a CDS encoding YhgE/Pip domain-containing protein has protein sequence MDADSNHRDDAHPDAPVQARAAALLRRPMLWLVPTVLTGLLALLLSLLYMGGIVNPNQHLHDLPIGIVNADTGTPLPGQKQNVGTQVTEAVISGDPSGKADWRRLTQAQVQAQLSSGKVYGALVIPPDFTTSVAALTTANATARPKLTVLTNPGMGSLGSSLASRITTAAAQQTSTTIGKQLTAAPAAAQADSTTRLLLADPVQVITAVGHPIGEHSGLGLSAFYYTLLLVLAGFMGGNLISTGVDTALGYADSEIGPWHTRRPTVPISRTQTLLLKMVMTAGITVLTTTLVMLATISILGMDASHLPLLWIYSYCASLAVGLGVQAINAAFGGIGQLVSMFVFIVLGLPSSGATVPLQAVPGFYRFLSIFEPMRQLSDGVRAILFFDARADAGLSRAWTMIAIGTALALIFGFAMTRYYDRKGLHRLTPQPA, from the coding sequence ATGGACGCCGACAGCAACCACCGCGACGACGCCCACCCCGACGCCCCCGTCCAGGCTCGTGCCGCCGCGCTCCTGCGCCGTCCGATGCTGTGGCTGGTGCCCACCGTCCTGACCGGGCTGCTCGCGCTGCTGCTGTCGCTGCTCTATATGGGCGGCATCGTCAACCCGAACCAGCACCTGCACGATCTGCCCATCGGCATCGTCAACGCGGACACGGGCACACCGCTGCCCGGCCAGAAGCAGAACGTGGGCACGCAGGTCACCGAGGCCGTCATCTCCGGCGACCCCTCGGGCAAGGCGGACTGGCGCCGGCTCACCCAGGCTCAGGTCCAGGCGCAGCTGTCCTCCGGCAAGGTCTACGGCGCCCTGGTCATTCCCCCGGACTTCACCACCTCCGTCGCGGCGCTCACCACCGCGAACGCCACGGCCCGGCCGAAACTGACGGTGCTGACCAACCCCGGCATGGGCAGCCTGGGTTCGTCACTGGCGAGCCGGATCACCACGGCGGCCGCCCAGCAGACCTCCACGACCATCGGCAAGCAGCTGACGGCGGCGCCCGCCGCCGCGCAGGCCGATTCCACCACGCGTCTGCTGCTGGCCGACCCGGTCCAGGTCATCACCGCGGTCGGCCACCCCATCGGCGAGCACAGCGGTCTGGGGCTGAGCGCGTTCTACTACACCCTGCTGCTCGTGCTGGCCGGCTTCATGGGCGGCAACCTCATCAGCACCGGCGTCGACACCGCCCTCGGCTACGCGGACAGCGAGATCGGCCCCTGGCACACCCGCCGCCCCACCGTGCCCATCAGCCGTACCCAGACGCTGCTGCTGAAGATGGTCATGACCGCCGGGATCACCGTGCTCACGACCACGCTGGTCATGCTGGCCACCATCTCGATCCTCGGCATGGACGCCTCGCATCTGCCGCTGCTGTGGATCTACTCCTACTGCGCGAGCCTCGCGGTCGGCCTGGGCGTCCAGGCCATCAACGCCGCCTTCGGCGGGATCGGGCAGCTGGTGTCCATGTTCGTGTTCATCGTGCTGGGCCTGCCGTCGTCGGGCGCCACCGTCCCGCTCCAGGCCGTCCCCGGCTTCTACCGCTTCCTGTCGATCTTCGAGCCGATGCGGCAGCTCAGCGACGGAGTACGCGCCATCCTCTTCTTCGACGCCCGCGCCGACGCCGGTCTCTCCCGCGCCTGGACCATGATCGCGATCGGTACCGCCCTCGCCCTGATCTTCGGCTTCGCGATGACCCGCTACTACGACCGCAAGGGCCTGCACCGCCTGACTCCGCAGCCCGCCTGA